The genome window ggagaaggaaattGCATCGCGTATTCACCTGCTTTTATAGGCTTTAATTAGAGTTTATCACCAGCATTAAACCCTAGAAATGGATAACCAAGAAGGACTTGGACACAGGGTTGAGGTCATGAACTGACCCAACATTGGTTCTAAACTGACCCCTCAGTGGCCATGAACAATTCCTGACTTGTGCAGTCCAGAGGTGTTGTTGGTCTTTGCTATCTGTGGTACAAGGGTGAAATGCTGTTTTGCAACTTTATTTTATACCTGATAGGATAAGGAATTAGCTGAAATTCATATGTAGAGATGAGGAAAGATTTTCTGCTGGCTGCTTATCTtccaaaaaaatgcaattttgcattacagaaaattttttttttctcgtgGGTTCCAGCTGGTTTTGGCTTTTGAACAAAAAAGCAGAACTCAAACCCCAGGTATTGTTACAAAGATTTCTCGTGTTAATCCTTACTATAAGTTATGTTTCACTCTAATACATAGTTTTGTTTcattagggaagaaaatgctCTTAAAAAGTGCCCAATTACCTCAGACTGTAACAACCCTGTCAGCTTTCAGTGGCAGGAGTGGAAAAGAGTTCTTTCTTGGCTCTCTTGATAGGCACTATCCTCCCATGTGGGCTCAGCAGTGCTTCTGCCTACCCACTCTGTGGGTGCATTGTTTTCACGgattttccctgcattttgcCATCAGACTTTGGGCGGTGTAGGCTGGTGGCAAGAAGCGCCACAAAGCCGGGGTCCTGCTGAGGGAAGAAGGTGGCATTGAGCCAATAACTCAGCTCGAAGTATGTGAGGGTGACACACCTTTCTTGACTCACGCAATGCCACCTTTGAATCCCAACGTGCCCGGAACACGCCCTCATCATTTATCGCTTTCTCTGACCTTGGTACAACATTCTGATAACGTGAAATGGGCGGAGAGTCAAAAGGGCAGAGGTGTGGCATGGCTACAAAAGCTGGCAAATCATCCTTCAGTTGCTTTCCAAAGCATTTTCAGGCTAGAACAGGTAGGAGAGATCTCTTCTACAGCCCTATTGCGATCACAGGAACATGGCTTTGAGGCTTTGCTGTGCCTGGattttcatcctcctcctgcctggcctcTCGGATGGAGGGAAGCTCCTGGTGGTGCCCATGGTGGGAAGCCACTGGCTGAGCATGCGGGAAGTGGTGGTTAAGCTGATTGAGAAAGGACACGAGGTGGTGGTGCTGGTTCCTGAGGTGAGCTGGCAGACGGAGACCACGCAGGACTACAAGGTGGTCACGTACCCGGTGAGCCAGAGCCTGGAAGAGCTGGATAACGCCTTCCGGGAATACGTCACCGTGCACCTGACACCGAAGCCTTTCCCTCTCAATGCCATGGCCATGTTCAAGTCCTCAGTGGATCTATTCAACATCTTCTTTGACCAGTGCAAGGACCTGTTCCGCAATCAGGAGACCCTGAGGTTCCTCAACCAAAGCGGCTTTGATGCCGTCCTGACGGATCCTCTCTTCATGTGTGGAACCGTTGTCGCGCAccacctttcccttccctttgtcTTCTTCATGAGGGGATTTGGTTGCAACCTGCACTTttcagccccacagagcccaagCCCTCTGTCCTACGTCCCGAGAGTCTTCAGCTTCAACTCGGACCAGATGACTTTTTTCCAGAGGGTGGAAAATGCCCTGATTTCCCTCCTGGAGCTTGATTACTGCAATGTTTACTATGAAGAAGCGCTTAAGCTTTCCTCTGAAGTTCTTCAGAGGGATGTGTCCCTGATGGACCTGGTGAACTCGGCTGCCGTTTGGATCCTGAGGTTTGACTTTGTGTTTGAGTACGTCAGGCCAGTGATGCCCAACATGGTCTTTGTAGGGGGATCAACTGTGAGAAGAAGAAACCACTGCCAGAGGTAACGTTCCTTTGCCTAAAATTGTACATGTCCCTTTGAAAATTCATTCTGTTGTTCCAGCACATTTATAgctattgatttttattttttaaattttcttgtaATTATTTCGTTCATGCAGGTTTAGGTAGTTGTTTCCCAAATGCTCAAATCAAACAACCTTAACAGAGACTTACTTGAACTAATTAAGGTTTTGTAACAACCCAAACAAGAAAGGGATTTCTTCTGCCAGATGGGAATTTCTGTCCACAGTGAATGTGTCTTAACCACCAACCAAATCCAGTTTTGATTTCATTTGAATGGCATCTGACATCTGTTTCTGTTGTCTGATCAAAAATCCAAGAgtcatattttgcttttcagtccAGGCTCAGCAGCATCAGTTGATTCACTTGAGTTGTATTTTCATGACAAATCATTTCCAAACTGTCTGTGTTAGGTTACTCCTGTTTGTTTGTGTGCAATATAAATGTCATGTTAAAAAGGCAAGGAATAATCTTACAGTCTTGGATTGTGTGAAAAACACTTGAATGCTGAAATAAGATAAGTTCTCATATTTTGACATCCGCTTTTGCCAGAATTGTTCTGGAGGGTCTTAAAGCTAATCGAGAAATCTAAATATATTGTGATAGTCAACaatctttaaaatgttaatactgGACATTTCTATCCAGGCACAAAGCAGGACACAAATCACTTTCCTAGGAAATTGCTCCCTCACTTCTGAATTCTGGTAGTGCAATATCTCTGCACAATATCTGTGAGGTGGAAGGgtgggatttttctttcctgttttagattaatttcagatttctttgaTGCTCTTTGACAGGCCCTCTAAATGTGATAAACAAGGCGCAGAATAATAGTATTAACTCAGATAGTAGGATGAAATTTTATCTAAGACATTCTACCACATTAGGCCTCAGGACAGTGTTTCTTGTTTGAGATTTAAGAAGCAAATTCTTGCTGGTTCCACAATTCAAGTCTTTACTTTTTTATCCTAGAATTCTCAGAGCCATAAAGAGTTCATAACTTTGCTACAAGGGTAGACACATCCTGCCCTCATTTGATCCCTGCCAGTACCTGTCTTCAGACTTCTGTTAGGAGAAAATCACGTTCCATACATAGAAAAATCATGTATTGGCTTTTTTCAGCCAACTGCTATTACCACTGAAAATCCAGTCGAGTCCAGACTAAAAAGTACACCAAGCAGCAATTTCCAAGTTAATTTGGTCAGCTCTTGTCACAGCAGTTGCAATGAAGTCTCTGCATCCAGATTTCCTGCATTGAATGACAATTCTTTGTAAATCCCTTCAGTGTCCTGCTTTCAATCTGTGCCATCTCCCATCTCTCCTGTGCTGCGCCTCTCCAGAAATTGGTTTTCCATGCCTAAGGGTGGTTCCTCCATGTCCAGAGGGACAGAGTGGAGCTATTCAGGGCAGTCACAGCACCCTTTGGGTGTCATGAGACAAATGACTTTGCCTCAGGGTGTAAGGATTTGCTTCTCCTGACTGAGGATGCTGGGAGTCCCAGCACCATTTATAAATAGCGCGGTAAAACGTTGTGCTGATGGCAGCTTCTCGTCACAAGGACTCCTTCCTTAGCACCCTCCAAAAGGTTTTGCTCCGCCATTGCTTTCACTTCAATAAACGCAACACATACCTGCAGTGGCATTAGTGGGACATGTCACAACTTCTTCTCAATTTGATCTTGCTCACAATGTGTGGAAAGGGTTTTCAAGACAGCAACGAAAGACCAGAATTCCTTCTTTGTGTCTCTGTGCCGGCCTCCTTTCCCTTTGTTTGCCCTGTACCCTTCCATTGGTTCACTTTTCGCTGTAGagtcaggaggaaaaaagccaatGAGAATTGTTCTGTTTAGATTTGGAATTGCCTGGTACATCCTGGTGGCTGTTACATCTTTGTAAGAGGTGGAGGTTGTGCTGCTTCCAGGGTCTGGGAATTCAACATCAGCCTTGTGTCCTCAGGAATGGAGTTGCATCCCTTCTTCTGGAtgtatatttgtttttttctcaccATGTATTTACCATGTTAATAGTTTTAACCACGATTATTTTTGCAACATGACGTCCCTGCTGTTCATGTCACAGACTTAGTGCTGACAGTGTCTTAGTGCTGACAGAGtttgaagtttaaaaataacagcaagTAAAAACGTTTCGGGAAGGACacagcttcccttcccttccaacAAACACAGGCAAAATCACAGGCTAATCACACCCGTATTGGGAagttaaatattaatttctacGGACAATAAATTCTCTGCTTAGTCTGTGTGGACCATCGTATAAAGGAGTGTGGGGATCCCTGCGGAGCAGAACCCTCTGGATCACTCGCACCAAAATGGTTCTTTTTTACCAAGGCACGTGGATACTTCTCCTCCTGACGCTGTCTTTAATCCTGGCTGAAGGTGGAAAGATCCTGGTGGTACCTCAGGATGGAAGTCACTGGCTCAGCATGCGCCCAGTAGCGGAGAAACTGCAGCAAAAGGGACACGAGGTTGTTGTGCTTGTACCCTCCACCAGTCTGTACATGAAGTCAGAGGAGCATCAGAATTACACAGTGCAAGCCTATCCAATCCCTTACCCAGAGGAATACCTGGGGGAAATGCTCAAGGCCTTTGTTCATGCCCATTTTCTTGAACAGTCTGTTTGGAATGTTGTTCTGACCTCGTATCAAAGCACGATAGAAATCTCCTCGGTCTTCTTCACCAACTGTAAGAGCCTTCTGCAGAACGAGGAGCTGATGCAGTACCTGCAAGAGAGCAAATTCGACTTGATTTTCACAGATCCCATCCTGATGTGTGGGCCCCTGGTGGCTGAGTATCTTGCCCTTCCTTCCGTCTACTTCCTGCGGGGCTTTCCCTGTGGAATGGATGCTGCTGCTACCCAGTGCCCAAGCCCTCCTTCCTATGTCCCCAGGTTATTCTTGGATAATTCAGACAGCATGACCTTTTCCCAGCGGGTGAAGAACATGCTGGTCAATCTGCTGGAGCTCTTCTACTGTAAGCCCATCTATGATAACTTTGAAGAGCTTGCATATGAGGTTTTCAAAAAGAAAGTGACTGTGACAGAACTCCTGAGCCGTGGATCCTTCTGGCTGATGAGATATGATTTTGTCTTTGAGTTCCCGAGGCCAGTGATGCCAAACATGGCTTTTATTGGAGGGATCAATTGTGTTCAGAAGAAAAAACTGTCTCAGgtacaaaattttcttttgtttttatatgGAAAAATGCAAAGTGTAAATGTATCATAGAATGGCAGACTGGTTTgtgttgaaagggaccttaaagattatctcATTCCATCCCGCTGCCACCCTGGGCAAGGGATGTCACTCCCATCCTTACATCGAACCCTGACTGACAACAGCTTGGTGTTCAAAGATTGAAATCCTGCCTGAtgcagaaatgttattttctaaTACGCAGCATTCAGATTATATCACATCCTGCCAGACCTCAAACCTTATCAGACTTAATTAGGACAATTTAAGTGACATGTAGCTTTTATGCAAATGAGAGTCTCTTTTTTTATCCTGAAGAACTTTGCTatgctcctctcccagctttcTCGAGCATTGTCCATTTCTCCCCTCTCTTGTAATATTCATTGAAGGTTATAGGAATGAAGAGTTTGCCTATTTTCTACCTCAGCCATCCCCTCAATTGATTCCTTTTATTCTGCCTTTATTGTCACGGTGTCAATATCTAAGCCCCAAAAGAAATCCTTTTCTAGTTCCatcctcctcttctcttctaGATGATTAAATGAGGTTCTAAGCTGTCCTGGGTATGGATATCTGCTGTAACTTTCCATTTGGGCTTTTGTGGATCAACCTTCCCGTGTTCATTTGGCAGCCTTATCTGAGGTTATGGCCTGTCTTCTGTGCATCTCCTTGCTCTGAGGTGTttgaaaattcccattaaattaATCCATGCTTTTAATGACCAAGATGGGATCAGCATGggtgatggagcagctgttCCTTTTGGAGGGCAGGTTCTCAGCAAAGTCCCAGATTTCCCACAAGGCTTGTGAAGGAACCTGCAGAAACTGCATGGGGGACAAAAAATCCAGCAGGATTTTCAAGCCCAGAttcacctggagaaggaaattttTTCCCATATTCACCTGCTTATAGGCTTTTAAGGAGAGTTTATCACCAGCATTACACCCTAGCAATGTATAACCAAGAAGTATTTGGACACAGGGTTGAGATCATGAACCTACCCAACATTGATCTTGAACTTACCCCTCATTGGCCATGAACGATTCCTGACTTCTGCACTCCAGAGGTTTTGTTGGTCTTTGTTATCTGGGATACAAGGGTGAAATGCTCTTTTGCAACTTCGTTTTATACCTGATACGATAAGGAGTTGGCTGAAAGTTTTATGGATAGAtggggaaatattttttgctaGCTGCTTAGCGTccagaaaatgcaattttgcaTTTcggaaaattattttttttctcaggggTTCCAGCTGGTTTTGGCTAttgaaaaaaagagcaaaactgaAACCCCAGGTCCTGTTACAAAGATTTTTCATATTAATCCTTACTATAAGTTATGTTTTACTGTACTAcatagttttgtttctttagggaagaaaatgctttttaaaagtgCCCAGTTACCTCAGACTGTGACAAGTCTGTCAGCCTTCTGTTAGAGCGATGGAAAAGAGTCCTTTCTTGGCTCTCTTGATAGGCACGGGCCTCCCATGTGGGctctgtccagccactctgtggGGGCATTTTTTTCACGgattttccctgcattttgcCATCAGACCTTGGGCATGGTGGGCTGGTGGCAAGAAGCGCCACAAAGCCGGGGTCCTGCTGAGGGAAGAAGGTGGCATTGACCCAATATCCTCAGcttggtgtgtgtgtgggtgacACACTTTTCTTGACTCACACAACGCAACCTTTGTGTCCCAACATGCTCGCAACCCTTCCTAATCATTGATTGCTTTCTGTGACCTTGGCGCAAAGATCTGATGACCTGAAATGGGAGAAGTGTCAAAAGGTTAGTGGTGAGGCACGGCTAAAAAAGCTGGCAGAGCACTCCTGGCCTCTCTGCTGCCAGGCTTCCACTCTGCACAGCTCACACCATGCTGGTGGCACTGCTTCTGCCCTTCCTATGCCTCCTGAcccgggctgctgctgggaggctgctggTGATCCCCATGGACGGCAGCCACTGGCTCAGCATGAAAAAAGTGCTGATGGAGCTGAGCAAGAGAGGGCACCAAATCGTGGTCATTGCATCAGACAACAAAATCCTGATCGATTCCTCAGATGTCTACGAACTGAAAACCTACCCAGTGCTATTAACAAAGGAAGACATGGAAGAACAGTTACGCTCCTTCAGTGCAAGACTTTTCAGCCAAGAGCCTTTCATGGTGAGGTTCTGGAAGCGTTTGGAAGATTACCGGAAGAGCGGAGCCCTTTTCCATGCTTTGTGCAAGTCGTTGTTGCACATCCAGGAGCTGTTGAAGTACATTGGAGAGGGTCACTTCGATGCCCTGCTCACGGatcctgtgtcaccctgtgggCAGATCATTGCCCTGCACTTCTCCATCCCCAGTGTTTTCTTCCTGCGGATGGTTCCGTGTGCCTTGGAGGTTCGCGCGGCTCAGGGCCCGGACCCGCCGTCCTACGTCCCACGGGGGTTCTCAGAATACACCGACCACATGACCTTCTCCCAGAGGGTCAAGAACTTCCTGATTGCCCTTTCCGAGTCCTTCATCTGCAATATTGCCTATTCTCAGTTTGAGGAGCTGGCCTCAGAGTTCCTCCAAAAACCCATGACAATGACGGAGCTTTTAAGTCACGGATCCATCTGGCTGAGGAGAATCGACTTTGTCTTTGATTATCCCATGCCTGTCATGCCCAACATGGTTTTCATTGGAGGCATCCACTGTGGAGAGAAGAACAAGCCCTTATCTCAGGTCAGCGGCTGGATGGGAGAGGTTGTGGCACTCACACACCTGCATGGTCCAAGTGAGGCATTTGAAGGGATGTATCTTATCTCTCTCTTGGAGAGAGACTACTTTCAAGAACTGGAGGTGTTGGCAGAAGGGCAGTGGCTTTAAGTTGCCAGAGGAAAGGATTAGAcaggatattgggaagaaattattccctgtgaggatggtgaggccctggcacaagttgtccagagaagctgtggctgcctcaccCTTGGATGTGTCCGTGTCCGGATTGGACAGGGCTTAGAGcgacctgggatagtggaaggtgtccctggccatggcacgGGGTGGAATGGAATGAGCTTTACGGTCCTTTTCAATCCAAAGCGTTCTGGAATTCTACCTAAGgatattatttcatttaatccCTTTAGTACAGCCAATCCTCATAAAGAACAAGGAGCACAAGATGTGATTCCAGGTCCTTTCTTTTGGTCTGCCGAACATGGGGATTTTGTTTGGTGATGGCATCACGTGCTATACTGTGTTTAATTCCAGCTGAAATCTGGCACAGAAATTCTTAGGCAGGAATTAATGCCACAATGGGCTGGTGAATTATAACAGCTCTTCCAATAATTCTTTGCCTCATGTAGAAGGCAGGAGAATATTTCTTCAAGACTATTAGCTGCTTATTTAGTCAGAAAAATACCTCTCTGTGTCATGTGCAAGAGCATCATGTTCTCTTTTATGTACCAGAAGTTTTTGAGTCAAAGGCTTATATTTTGTGAAGGTTTTGGTCTAAGAGTTTCCATGAAAACCAGCTGAAATCTGAGCTGCTATTTTAGGACAGATCCAGTTAGGATGGGGAAATTTTGATGGGTCTTTGCTGGGGAATCTGTGGTCTAGAAAGCCCTTGATTATCTCGCTGGTGCTCAGGATGTACATTAGCTTCTTGCTGCATGTGATGTGTATTGTTGCTTGCTTGTGCTGTC of Zonotrichia leucophrys gambelii isolate GWCS_2022_RI chromosome 7, RI_Zleu_2.0, whole genome shotgun sequence contains these proteins:
- the LOC135450664 gene encoding UDP-glucuronosyltransferase 1A1-like, whose product is MLVALLLPFLCLLTRAAAGRLLVIPMDGSHWLSMKKVLMELSKRGHQIVVIASDNKILIDSSDVYELKTYPVLLTKEDMEEQLRSFSARLFSQEPFMVRFWKRLEDYRKSGALFHALCKSLLHIQELLKYIGEGHFDALLTDPVSPCGQIIALHFSIPSVFFLRMVPCALEVRAAQGPDPPSYVPRGFSEYTDHMTFSQRVKNFLIALSESFICNIAYSQFEELASEFLQKPMTMTELLSHGSIWLRRIDFVFDYPMPVMPNMVFIGGIHCGEKNKPLSQG